A window of Rhododendron vialii isolate Sample 1 chromosome 11a, ASM3025357v1 contains these coding sequences:
- the LOC131306791 gene encoding uncharacterized protein LOC131306791 codes for MENQEGEASSHQGQGDATGGVAPIGVQVGARDIERLLAAIAQYVERQAGTPVNQNVGLLEKFKKLYPTEFEGTFKPQEAEDWLKTVERVLTAMGVTDEQKVTLATFTFKGQALIWWEASQRLLSAPLPDVQPPVPQVITWARFVKAFNDKYCPEMYRFAQEAKFINLKQGSMSVAEYDAKFNALSAYATDMVDTEEKKGRRFRKGLEDNVRTRITPYKEKDYADLVDMANKIGKDVEEMFEKREQTKKSKIAASQVRQASKSGGDYKVGSKFQHLKGQSDFKQQSGQGREVSKQSVNREGGSSGRGTFFQCFRCGSPDHRVRDCPEAGKGIKCYNCGEMGHMSTQCPKSRAPAASSVGNVPVGRGASSSSVVVVAE; via the coding sequence ATGGAAAATCAAGAAGGGGAAGCATCTTCTCATCAAGGGCAAGGTGATGCGACTGGTGGGGTTGCACCGATAGGAGTTCAGGTTGGGGCCAGAGACATAGAAAGGCTTTTGGCGGCTATAGCACAGTATGTTGAACGACAAGCTGGAACTCCAGTTAATCAGAATGTCGGATTGCTAGAGAAATTCAAGAAGCTTTATCCAACGGAGTTTGAGGGTACTTTCAAACCTCAAGAGGCAGAGGATTGGCTGAAAACGGTGGAGAGGGTTCTAACAGCTATGGGAGTTACTGACGAACAGAAGGTGACCTTAGCAACTTTTACCTTTAAAGGGCAAGCTTTAATATGGTGGGAGGCAAGTCAGAGGTTGCTCTCAGCCCCATTACCCGATGTTCAGCCACCTGTGCCACAAGTGATTACATGGGCGAGATTTGTGAAGGCCTTTAATGATAAATATTGTCCTGAGATGTATCGTTTTGCGCAAGAAGCAAAATTTATCAATCTTAAGCAAGGGAGTATGTCGGTGGCCGAATATGATGCCAAGTTTAATGCTCTTTCAGCTTATGCTACCGATATGGTGGATACCGAGGAAAAGAAGGGCAGACGGTTTAGAAAGGGACTGGAGGATAATGTTCGAACCAGAATAACGCCTtacaaagaaaaagattatGCTGATTTGGTTGACATGGCAAACAAGATTGGCAAAGATGTTGAAGAAATGTTTGAAAAGCGGGAACAGACTAAGAAGAGCAAAATTGCAGCCAGTCAAGTTAGGCAAGCAAGCAAATCTGGTGGTGACTACAAGGTTGGAAGCAAATTTCAACATTTGAAGGGGCAAAGTGATTTCAAACAACAAAGTGGACAAGGGCGAGAGGTGAGTAAGCAAAGCGTGAATAGGGAAGGTGGATCAAGTGGTCGAGGGACTTTCTTTCAGTGTTTCCGTTGTGGTTCTCCTGATCATCGTGTTAGAGATTGTCCAGAAGCAGGCAAGGGAATTAAATGTTACAATTGTGGTGAAATGGGGCATATGTCAACACAGTGTCCAAAATCTCGTGCGCCGGCAGCATCGTCAGTTGGCAACGTTCCTGTTGGACGCGGAGCTTCGAGTAGTTCTGTTGTCGTGGTGGCGGAGTGA